The following coding sequences lie in one Acidobacteriota bacterium genomic window:
- a CDS encoding SDR family oxidoreductase — protein MDTGLHGKVALVCAASRGLGKATAMGLAAEGARVAMCARHMPTLEAAAAEVAAATGAEVFAIAADLTKRADIARLVQQTVEHFGGLDIMVTNSGGPKAGLFSALTSSDWRAAVDLLLMSVVDLCYEAVPHMKRRGGGRIINITSISSKQPVAGLILSNVLRPAVVGLSKTLSNELARDGILVNSVAPGYTRTDRVIELAEATARREGVPVETVERRTVQNIPLGRMAEPSELADMVVFLASDRGSYITGTNILVDGGYVRGTL, from the coding sequence ATGGATACTGGACTGCACGGAAAAGTGGCGTTGGTATGCGCGGCGAGCCGGGGCCTTGGCAAGGCGACCGCCATGGGATTGGCCGCCGAAGGCGCGCGGGTCGCCATGTGCGCGCGCCACATGCCGACGCTCGAGGCGGCAGCCGCGGAGGTCGCCGCCGCGACCGGCGCCGAGGTGTTCGCCATCGCGGCCGACCTGACCAAGCGGGCAGATATCGCGAGGCTGGTGCAGCAGACGGTGGAACATTTCGGCGGTCTCGACATCATGGTCACCAACTCCGGAGGGCCCAAAGCGGGGCTCTTCAGCGCGCTGACCTCGTCGGACTGGCGCGCTGCCGTCGACCTGTTGCTGATGAGCGTGGTGGACCTGTGTTACGAAGCCGTGCCGCACATGAAGCGGCGCGGCGGCGGGCGCATCATCAACATCACGTCGATTTCGTCGAAGCAGCCCGTGGCCGGCCTCATCCTCTCGAACGTGCTCCGGCCCGCGGTCGTGGGATTGTCCAAGACCCTGTCGAATGAGCTGGCCCGGGACGGCATTCTCGTCAACAGCGTGGCCCCCGGGTACACGCGCACGGATCGCGTCATCGAACTCGCCGAGGCGACGGCGCGCCGGGAAGGCGTGCCGGTCGAGACCGTCGAGCGCCGGACCGTGCAGAACATCCCACTTGGGCGGATGGCTGAACCGTCCGAACTCGCTGACATGGTGGTGTTCCTCGCATCTGATCGAGGCAGCTACATTACCGGCACGAACATCCTCGTCGATGGCGGGTACGTCCGGGGGACGTTATAG